The DNA segment GCTTTCGCCGGTGACAGACTTCCGCGAGGCGTGCTGTCGGCAGTACGAGATGGGCGAATGTACGCGGTCCGGGTTCTGCAACTTCATGCACCTGAAGCCGATCTCGCGCGAGCTGCGCCGCTATCTGTACTCGAGACGCCGGGGACGTTCCCGATCTCGGTCGCGATCGCCACgtcgcggtggtggtggcggtggcggtggcggtgggggCGGCGGAGGCGGTATCGGAGGTGGTCGTGATCGTTCCCGCGACCGCCGTCGATCGCGCAGTAGGGATAGGAAAAACGATCGCAACGACAACGGGCGCAAGGGGCGATACTGAACACCGACTGCATGAGTCGCTCGTAGACTTTTTCCCCTTTCATAAACTTGACACAATTATTGCGCCATTTAGTTTAATCGCGAATGATTGCAACCCTCTTTCCAACAACTTGTCCAGATACAAAAAATATGCTACACGAAATGTAATTAATGATCATGAAGAGAAATACATATACATGCGACAAAATGAATCGCTAATATGCctgcattctttttttcttcttcttttattccCAGTCAGTAGTTATTGATGTCGGGTTGTATATTatgtaaagaaaagaaatagcATAACGATTATACTCCGCTCTAAAATGGTACAAATTTTATGTATGCAGTCATGTGTCTCCCTAGTTCCCGGGTGGTTACACTCTTCAAAATATGTCTCCTCCTTTACGCATCAAAACGGGGGCCCCCGGGAAGATCAAATGCCTCCGAGAGGACGGGAGAGAGAAACATCAATACACCAATTATGGAGCATTCAAGAAATGCAACGCATTCCCCTAATCGCCAGTATGAAGTGTAAAATGTCTTAGGACAGGGGGGATacatccacacatacacattcatacatacacacatccaaGAAAGGATACATTCATCTACGGATCGAACACGTACGGATGTGAtgcacaaaatacaaaaatgcacgTGTGTAATGTGTGTAAAATGGTAAGCAACGCTTAAGTCTGATCAGGAGGACCATTTCCAAATTCAAGCATGAtggaccgtgtgtgtgtgtagcgtaCATGTTACTTTTGCATCCCCGTTTCAACTAAGCCAATACGCGTTACGTGTTTGTTAGTGGCGGTACGTTCACCTACACTTTCTCACTATCTAACTGCCGCTCGCTGTCTCtcgggttgttttttttttttgattacACGATATTAAAATATTACGATATAAATAAACGAGCTAGATATGCTAGAAAAACACGGCTCGGCGTGGATTTGAgcacgtttgttttgttgcgccTAATCCCTAATCCAATCATTGAACCCGGTAAAAACCGGACCTACAACTTCCTTATCCCCGTTTTGCTGCATTAACTAAATAAACACCTGCTCCAGCGTAAGCGCTTCCGTGAACGGTTTCACAATCACGCTCGTGACGAAGCAAAAGATCAGCCCGAAAAAGATGGAAATCGGCAGTGCCGGCAATGCTTTGCGAAAGAtggccaacagcagcagcgtcaggcAGAGACCCTTTTTGGCGGGAAAGACAAGAAGCAAGGTTTGAGTTACTTGTGGGGTCCCAGCAGCTCGTCTGCGGTGGGCGGACGCCAATACATACCACCAGTATTGCCACAAAGCACGCTATCGTGGTGTTCCAGTCGCCGTAGCTCGATGCCTTGCCAACCAGCACGGAGTAGAAGATAAAGTCACCTAGCCCAAGCTTAATGCCTCCTGCAACGTGTCAGTCAGTTTGAAAAGGGATCAATAATACATTTAGCACGAGGACAAAACAGTAATGTTTTCCGTTTCGTTCTTACTTTCTTCCGCCTGGTCATACAGAGCACCACCGAGCTGCGGATCCTGTCCTGCGCGGGTTGCCTCTGCCGTGACAGTACGGTACTCGGGCCGGGACGGATTGTTGGCAATGTTAGCCTGCACCTCAATTTGCCGCCTCGTTACTCTTTGGTTAGCCGTTGCCGCCCAATCCTGCGTAAAGCCGGCCGTCTGATCTGCAATACCAATGGAATCGCGCTACGTTAGTAGAAGCATTTCAAAGCTACTTGGATGAGAATATTAAGGGGGAAAGCAGACCGATGATACCCAAGAGAAGTACTGTATTTGTTAGTGTGTTAGTTAGCACGGAGGAAAATTAGCGATTATGTAGAGGCACAGATATAATAGGCAAGCAAAAATCGTAAAAAACATATACCCCTGGGCAAATCATGCGTTCTATCATTGGGAATGGCAACCAGCCGCATACCTTCTACGGTTGCTCCGGTTTGCGTTGGGCCGTGGTTATTGACTGCACCGTACCCACCAGCCTGTCGGCTGCCTCCGCCAGCGCTACCCGGCCCAGTGCCGATGGTCCGCTCGCCAGACAACGGTGCCGCACGATCCGGATCCGTGTGTGTGCCGAGGTAGGAATACATGATGGTTGCTGTAAAGGGGTAAAGAGCACATTAATACACACGCTGCTTAAACCTTTCTTGTGGTGCATTTTACATGAATAAATTAGAGCTGGAAAGATTTGCTCGTTACGCTCCTGCGCCGTTTCGACCAAAATTCGCAAAGGCCCCTTAGGGGTAAGTACGGCAATTAGatctataaaaaataaataaaaaaaaaagaaaataaatatcaacGAAATATCATCAAATCCAACCTTAGTGACTACTACTCAGCTTACCCCAAATTGATATCACAGCTAGTACAGCCCACGTTGTCCATTCTGGAAGATACTTGATAAACACCAGTGCCATCAGTGCGGCCACAAAGATCAGATAGCCTTGCTGTAACCGGAGCGGACCCTGCCAGTGGATTGAGATCATGCCCACCACACCAAAGTTCCACACAAGCAGCCCGGCCGTAAACCAATCCATCGGGACGTTGTACGCTCGCAGAATTTCAAACAGATAAAGGCCACTGAacagaaacagcagcagcagggaggACAGGATCAGCCAACCGTGGATCACCTTGTAGCAGCGGTGCTTGTACAGGACGATGAGCAGTATGGTCATGATGACGATCACCGTCATCAGGATTAGCGAGTTTGCGAGAGCATTCCATATCTTTGTGCCCGTGTCGTCCGTTAGTTCGTGAAACGGCGTGTAGACGCTGAAACGGGAAATGAAAAGCACCATAAATTACCCCAACTGTTACGCATAGCCGCAAGACACCGTCGCCTACTTACAGGTACACATCCTTGATGGTATAAAAGTTAATCGAGCTAATTGTGGCCACCACGACCATCATGCAAAGGGTCACTGGAACGAACAGCTTTATCACATGTTGCGCACCATATTTGAGTCCTTCCTCCTCATTCAACGCCTGCtcctgttcctgctgctgctgttgccgctgccggGAGCTGTTGCCAGAAGGGGAGCCTCGCGATGGACCCGCTCGTCCCCGGCTGCTTGTATCACGTATTGTCACTTGCGGGATGGAATCGGTTGTCTAGATACACGCGATACGGAGTAGATAATCGATCGAAACAGATGCAAATTAGTACAACCCCCCTTGTTCTCCGGACGATGACTCACGCCACTAGCCGTCCAGTGTAAACAAAGCTCTGTGAGCCCTCTCGGCGACACTCACCCCATAGGACGGATGTGGAGAGCTGCTAGCGTCGGCGGGCATCTTTTGCCAGCGTTTCCGCGAGCCGCGCCCATCGGACGCATCCTGTGCCGTTGCTGCCGTCGGTTGATGATGATCGATGTTGATATGGCCGTCCATTGCAGTGGCGGTGGAAGAAAGTGTCCGGATGTTTGTTATGGAGTACCCGCCAGCTTGCTCACatcagagagagagtgtgtgtgtgtgtatataatAAAACAGCCTGGTATGGGCGCTAGGGCGCTGTATTGTGCTGCTACTTCACCCGCCTGCTGAATGCTTTTCTTCTTGAGAAATGGACAGTTGGGGTCATCTAAGATTTTAAAGGAGTATCCACGGCAAAGACACTATTTTTGCGACTCACACAAATCTGAAACAGTCCGTGATTTTTACAATCTGTCCATTATGCGCCTGCAAAGAGAAGGTTGTGCCTTTTCAGGCACCGTTTGACAGCTGACAGTTCCGGGAACGGTGGGAAAAGTTAAATATGACACATGTGGGCAGAGACAGCCGTTTGAAAACATATTTcgcattttaatttttaatttgtacAAAGCCTTAGAAACTGCACTAACGGGCAGCTATGTTTAAGAGCCATTTATTGCCTAATTTCGGATGAACAAGATTAAACCGTCACGCTATAGATCTCTCCGCGAGAAGATTGTATTTGAAGGTATTTTTGTAATTCTTATTATGCACTACGTacacaagagaaaaaaaaaactcgtccTCTTACTttattacaataaaaacaagcaattCCACCACAATCTACACTTATATTTTTACACATTAGTGCTAGCGAAAAATTCTAACGTTATGTTATGACGAAATTGCACCAAGTGCCGCACAGAAGAAAATAACGCAAGTCGGATAGGATGCAACTCTACGAGGGATGTGCAAATTGGtagatgaaaataaaacacaaacacacgctaaCACCGAGGATTGTGTACGGTTGAGCGAGTTGTTAAAACAATAAGTCGAACGTATGAACATGACAACTGCCCTGAATCATTCTTTGATGGTGTAAAAATAGCTCACATTCTTAGTATATTATGATGCACTTACTACTCGACATTTACTGAAATATGCGGGAATCGTTTACAAACTTGTGTACCTTTTTGAGTTATCTTGTTAATtgattcatttccattttgcaAATCTATCAAAAGCTTTCACTTCTCCCTTGCATGGGGGATAGATTAGATTAGGTTTACTGAACATAAACCCGCGGCCAAAGCGCACCCCGGGATGGTTCCTATTTCCGATAAGTCAAACTCTGTTTCCTCGTTGtttagtaaaaacaaaaatcgatcgACTACGTGGTGATCGTTACCACACATACAAATGGCATTCCTGCTGTTTGATCCATTCGTTGGTTGGTACGGTAAGGGCGGAGGGGAGTTGCGAGTGAGACTTGCGATGGCCATTTAAGCCGAAGTTGCCACACTCACCCCATTTGGTTTATTAGCGTAGACGTGATGGATATCCGTATCCCGACGTATGAGTTCTTATCGGTTTGCCGAAAACGTATTACAATCATGCACAAAACCTCACACAAAGCTGCTTCATTTAGTGGGTTTTCTCCCAGCTTCCTTGCATTGATGCATTTCTACTCGACCACCGCAGCACACAGCTCTCTCGCAGTAATTTATCTAAAATCGTTGATCTACCCTACTGTTCAGTGCAGCTTGCAGATGTTCTACCGTTTGCAATGGCAATAATGTACCTTCCACTAGgcttttttatctctctcgctctactATAAACTCTGAAACGCCTCCGTCCGTCGCACTAAGAATGACACCGAAACACACATCCCAGCTGCTAGGCACTCAAATTCGCCGTTTTCCGCCGATTGGTTGATTTATGGTTGCAGCAGCTTACCATTCAGCGTCGCCGTTCGATTTTTGAAACACATAATCCTTGCCACCTATATGCATGATACCGTCCTTAAGATAGAACTTCCACTTGTTACGAGATCGCGTGATCTAGAAACGAAATCAGCgaatggagagaaaaaaaaatttaatagCTAATATAAAAACAATACCAAATAGATGCCCTTTGCTCACATACCTTATCATACTGGCAAACGACAACATTATCCGTATCGAACAAATCGGACGCGTCTTCATCTGTAACGTCGTCTTCGCTATTGAGCGGTTCCTCTTCTGCGCCACCTTCGGCCTCCatgtcgtcctcctcctccttgtCCAAATcttcgtcgtcatcgtcgacAATGTTGTCGTCGCTGATGTCGCTTCCCTCTTCGTCGGACGTATCTACGGCACCGTCAAGCTGAAGACTACTGCAGATGTGGAACGTAAGAGCTGCTCGAACAGAAACAAACGCAGAAACAATGTTCAACGGTAAGCACATATTCTCCTATTCATGGACCTTGTTTGTTGCTCAGTTACCTTGCTCTTGTTCGCTGAGAACAGGGACAGCTTTAGCTTGAGCAGCTCTAAACGGGTGACGACGTCGAGCATTTCTTGCGGCCGCAGATGCTTTTGACCGAACTCcgcgtctgctgctgctgctgctgctactactgcaaGCAATTGGTTCGTTGCTTTCCTTTGCAGAGGCGGACCAGCGATTGGTTCGTTGACCAGCTACAAGCCCGCTTATCAGTTGCCGATCGAGCCGATACCGTTCCAGGGGTTCGTTTGGCGATAGTTCCACAAGTTTGTAGCTGATGGGTGAAACTTCTACTTCTGGTGTTTCGTCTACCATGAAACCGTCATCGTCACAAGCTCCATCGAGCTGTTTCTGGATTGGTACGGCATCTACAAATACAGGAAAAGAACAACATTGGTATGAGAAACATCATTTTGCAATCGTTTGTTTAGGGCAATGTTTTAGGATCCATTAAAACAACATCACTAATCGCGATACTATCAGAATGAAAAACCACTCAAGCTGATGAGAACTTACTTATATTCAGATTCTGCAAGTACGCATTCACATGCTGTTGCAGTACGGTCGACGCGATGTGTGGCGGTAGTGGCATTATTGAGGAAATGATCGGGCTGGTAAGCACCTGCTGTAGCTGATTTTCCTGCAGAGCGGACGCCGGGACCTGGATCGTCAGGACGCGCGGCTGGCTGTTGGCGACGTTCGGTTGCGCCGGTAGCGTTATCTGGATGGCAACCAGCTTGTTCGGATCGAGAGCCGCCACGACAGCAGCCGGGGCCgaattttgttgctgctgctggggtgctgctgctgctgctgctgctgctgctgctgctgctggtgctggtgctggtgcagctGCCGTTGATGTAGTATTCGCTGCCGTCGTCGTAGTAGTGGTACCACCAGCTGTAGTGGCGTTCTGATTCGGTACCGCTGGCTGTGCACTTCCGGCCGGGACCAACGCAGGTACGTTTGCATTTTTCAGTCCTGGTTCGGTCTTTGTGATaatgtttgcttttccattttcctgcTGATTGTTTGACGTCGCTGCGGCGGAAGCCGCGGCTGAGGCAGCCTTTGATTTCTTCGTTCCATTGCTCTGTAAAGTGTTTTGGGACAAAGAGGAACGCATGAGTCCATATTGCTAACTATTGACACAATATTGTAATCCTGCAGAGTAAATGATTAGGTTTGGGTTTTCCTACCTTTGCGTGTGAGGCAGACTGTGTTATCCGTGTGTCATTGGTATGGGCGATGGTAAGTTAAAAAGGATCGATTAAATGTAAGAAAAAACACATGTTATTTACATATTCTAACACAATAAACTTCTCTCGTTGGGAAAAACTTAACCATAAACCTTACCTTCGCATTTCCCCCAGCCTGCTGATCTTGGGATTCTGGGGTAGATTCGATAGCTTTGCAAGCCAAAAGTTTTGACGTCCACACTTGCTTCATTTCTTGCAGTACCTGCTCGTCCACACCTTCATCGAGAAACGCATCCCGGACACCGGCGATGACATCGTCGATGACCGTGGTGTAGACCTTTAGCTGTGGGAAAATAcagaaatacaaaataaaacggttaaaaaaaagatttttaaaCACACTTTAATTTAACGGAATTTATGAAAACTCTGTGAACTATTCGGCTGTGGATAATTACTGCGCGTTAATGCACAAACAAGATTGTTCCAAAGCGATTGAACACAAGATTGTTGATTAAATCATATTGCACTCCTAAAAGTATTTAATTACTTGCACAAGCGCATCGGGGAAGTCCACCATTCCATCTAATTTCGTTATTAATGATCTTGTCCAATGGTTGCTCGCCGTAAATGACCAGCGTTGAAACAAAGTATTAACTGATAAATGAGATAAACAGCTACCCCCTCCGTTTTCCTCAACCCCCGCACCGTAAAAATCACACAGTAGTACCACATGTAGTAGCACCATACCACATTGTGGTATGTTATTTTCGTATTTGCTGCAGTGCAACAGGCGCATCAAGGCTTAAATTTcatattttctatattttGAAGTACCTTGCCGATCAAGGTTCTCAATAATATAGGGGACGGAATAAACGATACACCAGAGTTTGTTGTTAGAATTTGTTCTAATTTTGCTTACCGTCATATATCATTCGCATTATCGTTTTATGCCGTTatcttaaaatttaaattgcattCCAAACCATGATAACACTGTTATTGATGATGTTACCATATGGGTTAAAATTAGTACATCACACTCAGCAGCACGTCGAAAAGCTCTCTCAACGCTCGTGTTGCTATTGACAACCTGTTGTGATAACTCCTCCCTGCgctctcatcatcatcatcatcatcatctttttTTCTCGGGCCGTTCTTTTGCGGCAAAGCATATGGAACGACCCCCATTTGTTTCGACCATCATTTGTTATCAGCTTATCAATAGTATTGTATCTAATTGCAAACTATTGAGAGGGCTCAAACTTTTTATCGAATTACACGCTCTTATCGGTGAACCATTACACTTTGGCATTCAGAGACTGGCCTTACAATGATTGAAGGACGGTGATTCAAGGAAATTATCACAGCTAGTTGTTCATCAGAATTTGAATCGGGAATCGGCAATCGGAACAACTTGTTGCATTTATTGTTTAACATTTGTTTTCACTTACCACCGAGGTTTGGCTGAGCGACATGGTGAAGCTTGTCCTTTGATCAACTTCCTCTCAACAGGAATCCTTGCTTCCACCAACAATCACACTTTAAACACACTTTCAGGTCTAAAAGAATCGTATGAAGATATGCGTCATGAGATTCACCCTTCCGATAGGGCGGAAGCCTCGATGCCGAGTGTACTTTGAGCAGAACGGGATATTGTTgcggacaaacacacacgtacacacacacacacacttatacaCGCACAGTTAGCTAACACGCGAAACGGAACAAACCGCACACcgcagagagggagagagagatggcTGGGCAATGTAGGAAAATGCTGCCTGATGTTTTTGCCGTAGCTGCCGCCGAACCGTGATAACGCTTCAAGGGTGGCGCGTGAAAAACACGGCCCTTGTGTTCATATATAGGGATTTGGGTGATGTGCTGTACACTTTCTGGCAGCGCTTCGCAATACTTTAGAGCCCAGtacgatctctctctctctctctctctctcgttttgcACAAGGCTTGCACGGGAGCGAAACACCGGATGGCCGAAGACGTACGAAAAGGTAGTCGGCTTTGGCGTGTGCTTTGACTGCCGCCCGAAACACTCACTGGCGGCCGTACTTGGCACTGGTCATTTCACACACTGTTTTGTCTGTTTTCTGCTGCTTCGTCTTCTTCGGCTTAATCGGCCCTGctagaaacaaaacaagcacgAGATGGGTTAAAAGGATTATGTTTACATCAGCGTATGCGGTTGAGCAGCGATAACTGCACGAATGCAACAAAACTACTCATGGATCTTAGTTCACGCGACACGAGCCCCCCCTCTACCCAGCCGCTCAAGTGAGGATCGAGTAGGCGCTGATGCCGGAATTCGCGAACAAACGACACTGCGCTTTTGCAATGCAGCAGGAGCAATACTGTATACTTGTACAACTGTCACTCGAACTTCGGAATGTCAGCGGCAGCAGTTTCGTTCTTGGGAccgaggagggggggggggagggaggaatgAGGAGAAACCCGCCAAGGGAAATGAGAACACTGATGCAGCACGGTGATGACACGGCACCAATACGCCGCGCACTATGTCCGTGAAATGGAGGCAGCGTAGGGCAAACGATCACGCGACCGGACGGTACATTTGCACTGCGCGGTTCTTGGGGtggtatatttttttccttctacgTAGACATAGCTCCCGGCAGTAGGCTACAagtgcttcttcttctctatCACCGTTTTGCTTCGTTGGCTTGAAGCGAGTTTCCGCCGTTCCAGGAAAGAGCAGGCTTGAGATAGTGCTGAATAGAGCGAACTGCAAGCTTGCGGAAGACAATGCCGGGATCTGAACGGATATCCGCTATTCATAGGAGCACAATGTGCGGTCGGATGCGATCAGAGTTTCAGATTTCCTTCCGTAGGGTTCCGTGATGCCGTCCCTACGGGCGATTGTATTGTGAGGTTTGCGCGTTTCTAGCAAGTCCCATAGACACTGGCCCAAGAGAATGCCTACATTTCATGGGAGAGCTTCATTTACACAATTCTATGCGCAAATACACAATCTTTCCCACACAATGCACAATATATTTTGCCGGACCTTGTAAAATTTCTGCTTCAGACAAAACACACGACCGCACGCACTTTTTCGGTGAACAAGAAATGGTGCGAAAGTTCGTTTATCCGTGATGTCTACTTCaggcagtgtggccagatttttTGGCGGTTTTTGGTAGgagcatcaaaattttatctgTAATTTTCGGTAGGAGTTTCAATTgctatcggtagttttcggtatgTTTTCGAAGTGTTAAGTGGAGGTGAAGGGGGAGGCGAGTATCTTAACTGCACGAATAAATAcatccttttttatttaaaaaaaatgcatcacaTTTGGTTCATAGCAGTCACACGAATGAGGCttttctgaagtgtcgatctgaaaattgtcggttttttatttatatattcaGCCGTATAATAAAATCgcttttttctgtaaaatCCCATATACAATTTTACCATCACGTTAAATTTTATCGCATGAAGTGCAGAAATGGGAATCACGTGTTGAACTTTTGGTTCtgcccaagcgccacagattaagcttaaacgactggaaaattgaatatccatagaaaaaaaatgaaagctccacagcttcattggtttgatcaatagatggcgtattacaactcatcattatattgctatccttttcttgcaatgtgtttcgacaagtttcatcttatcatgacctatatagccttctaactttctgagcaaaaatctatatgaatggtcgtgtggtcagatacgtgggtatcaacaccaacgactataactcaaatctcacttgcttcagtgttGGTGATTTCCGTtgaagtttagtatttaaacaatcgtatcgccgttctagttctagcgatgcataacttcaatgcgaaaccatacaacagtacagaggaaatgagaaagctctcctccaagcgatgaggctcaactggttggggtatcccaccaacagagatagcgccaccagcttttttgctatttttagaatgcatgagtcgtttgccgtctgctaaacgaagtctttctatattccgtttaggtagagaacttgagtcgtttagaagccgtttagtggtcgtttagtggatttgtggcacttgggtggTCGCTAGTGATTTCCTTATTTCATAGGGAGTTTACTGCATTAGCTCAATTGGGAAATTGTTTGATGTCTTTTCGGTAAGTATTATGAGAAAATCTGTATTTTCGATAGGATAAATTAATAATCGGTAGTTTAAGGGtggtcatctgtgaatcggtaggcatatcaaAAATCCGTAGGAGTACAGaaaaatcggtatttctggccAGTCTGTTGGGGAGCATCACGGATGTTCCGATATGCTTCTTTTTCAGCATTGCTCAAGCACCAACTACACGGAGTGTGGCCGATGTTTCACGATTTCTTGTTTGAGTCGTCTTTTTACAAAGTTAATATTCATTAAAATGGatgaataataatttttttcgGAACATTTCATGCAGACAATGAATAAATCGTTCACATAGATCTTTCATTGGCGAAGCTGCGTTACCCCAAACTCCATACGTGTACACGCTGCTTTTGAACGTTCTCAGCGGGCGCTttgcgtaaaaaaaaacaaacgtcaaaatgttgttgtggcccaGTTTGTAAGGTtattaaacgaaacaaaacggaGGAGCGGAGTTTGTAGAGTATTGTGCGTTTATTTTGTGTAAAAATAGCAACCACCCATTCCCAACCATGTCGGACGCTGAGATGAAGGACCCCAAAGACGAGATAATTGAAATTGTACGTATATGCTCGCGTTTTTCGCGTCTCATTGCACTGACCCGGTGTATTGTGTTTGCCTGTTCCTGCAGGACGCGCTGGATGAAAGTGCCGACACGGAAGATGATTCGTCCGAAGGTACCAACACGGAGGACGAAGATACGGAGGATGACGATAACGATGAGTCGATTGAATCGAAACACATAAAGGAGTACATCGAGATTCTTACCAAAATCGCTGGCGACAAGTACAACTACGACAACTACGCTGAGCTGCTGGAAGTTGCGCAGTACGTATTAAATTGTGTATATATCGGTGGCAGTAGCGGCTACTGCAAGgggtgaaatgtattttttattcttcaaaTTTTAGCCAAATGAATGACCTGGATAAGATTCGCCAAAGTGCTGAAATATTTGCGGCAATGTACCCACTGTCGCCCGAGATTTGGCTGCGGTGGCTGAAAATTGAATCTTCCCTAGCGACGACCGACGAAGAGGTGGAGAAGgtggaaaaacttttccaacgCGCGCTGAGCGATTACTACTCGGCCGAGGTAGCGCTAGAGTTTGCCGCGCTGGCAATGAAAACGGACAGCAAAGCGATTGCGGAGCGAATTTGGAAAACACTAATCCCGACCTACGGTTTGCACACAATGAAGGGACGTTCCATCTTTGAAGCGTACCGAGAGGATACATTGACAAAAGATGGAGAGTAAGTTACGCGAAGgagggggatttttttttgttggaaaattaacgtttttaaacaatttatatttttagctCTCCCGCCAGCTTCAATCGATTGGCACGAATCTATGAGCAGGAGTTGAAGATACCGCTCCGCAACATGGAGGACTCGTACATCGAGTATAAGCTACTGTGCGAGAAGTACAAAGATGTGCTGACCGATCTGGACGCGGAAAAATTTGAACGACGGTACAAACAGGCCAAGGAAGCGCTGCAGCGCATGCTTCCCCACGAAACAGCGCTCGCCGCGCTGGAAGCGCACTGCCACCAGGAGAGGGCGGATCTGTACCGAAAGTATATCGCCGATTGCCAAACGCTGCTCGATGACGACGAGGTGCAAATACTGTACGAGCGTATGGTCACCGAATGTTGCCTGGATGGGGCAGTCTGGCACGAGTATGTGCGCTATCTGCACCGTTGCCCGCCGGACGCGGAGGATAATACGGCCTCGCCGGTGTTTCGCCAAACCGAACTCGACCTGGTCAACAGAGCGCTGCGCAACTGTACGTGGAGCGCCGAGCTGTACGTGGAGAAGATGCGCATCGTTGAGCGGCAGGCGACGCCAACCTCCAAGATGACCATCCTGAAGATCATGGAGGATGTAGCGTCCGCTGGGCT comes from the Anopheles coluzzii chromosome 2, AcolN3, whole genome shotgun sequence genome and includes:
- the LOC120949575 gene encoding presenilin homolog isoform X2, yielding MDGHINIDHHQPTAATAQDASDGRGSRKRWQKMPADASSSPHPSYGTTDSIPQVTIRDTSSRGRAGPSRGSPSGNSSRQRQQQQQEQEQALNEEEGLKYGAQHVIKLFVPVTLCMMVVVATISSINFYTIKDVYLVYTPFHELTDDTGTKIWNALANSLILMTVIVIMTILLIVLYKHRCYKVIHGWLILSSLLLLFLFSGLYLFEILRAYNVPMDWFTAGLLVWNFGVVGMISIHWQGPLRLQQGYLIFVAALMALVFIKYLPEWTTWAVLAVISIWDLIAVLTPKGPLRILVETAQERNEQIFPALIYSSTIMYSYLGTHTDPDRAAPLSGERTIGTGPGSAGGGSRQAGGYGAVNNHGPTQTGATVEDQTAGFTQDWAATANQRVTRRQIEVQANIANNPSRPEYRTVTAEATRAGQDPQLGGALYDQAEERGIKLGLGDFIFYSVLVGKASSYGDWNTTIACFVAILVGLCLTLLLLAIFRKALPALPISIFFGLIFCFVTSVIVKPFTEALTLEQVFI
- the LOC120949575 gene encoding presenilin homolog isoform X1 translates to MDGHINIDHHQPTAATAQDASDGRGSRKRWQKMPADASSSPHPSYGTTDSIPQVTIRDTSSRGRAGPSRGSPSGNSSRQRQQQQQEQEQALNEEEGLKYGAQHVIKLFVPVTLCMMVVVATISSINFYTIKDVYLVYTPFHELTDDTGTKIWNALANSLILMTVIVIMTILLIVLYKHRCYKVIHGWLILSSLLLLFLFSGLYLFEILRAYNVPMDWFTAGLLVWNFGVVGMISIHWQGPLRLQQGYLIFVAALMALVFIKYLPEWTTWAVLAVISIWDLIAVLTPKGPLRILVETAQERNEQIFPALIYSSTIMYSYLGTHTDPDRAAPLSGERTIGTGPGSAGGGSRQAGGYGAVNNHGPTQTGATVEGMRLVAIPNDRTHDLPRDQTAGFTQDWAATANQRVTRRQIEVQANIANNPSRPEYRTVTAEATRAGQDPQLGGALYDQAEERGIKLGLGDFIFYSVLVGKASSYGDWNTTIACFVAILVGLCLTLLLLAIFRKALPALPISIFFGLIFCFVTSVIVKPFTEALTLEQVFI
- the LOC120949262 gene encoding transcription initiation factor IIA subunit 1 encodes the protein MSLSQTSVLKVYTTVIDDVIAGVRDAFLDEGVDEQVLQEMKQVWTSKLLACKAIESTPESQDQQAGGNAKSASHAKSNGTKKSKAASAAASAAATSNNQQENGKANIITKTEPGLKNANVPALVPAGSAQPAVPNQNATTAGGTTTTTTAANTTSTAAAPAPAPAAAAAAAAAAAAPQQQQQNSAPAAVVAALDPNKLVAIQITLPAQPNVANSQPRVLTIQVPASALQENQLQQVLTSPIISSIMPLPPHIASTVLQQHVNAYLQNLNINAVPIQKQLDGACDDDGFMVDETPEVEVSPISYKLVELSPNEPLERYRLDRQLISGLVAGQRTNRWSASAKESNEPIACSSSSSSSSRRGVRSKASAAARNARRRHPFRAAQAKAVPVLSEQEQALTFHICSSLQLDGAVDTSDEEGSDISDDNIVDDDDEDLDKEEEDDMEAEGGAEEEPLNSEDDVTDEDASDLFDTDNVVVCQYDKITRSRNKWKFYLKDGIMHIGGKDYVFQKSNGDAEW